In Fibrobacter sp., one DNA window encodes the following:
- a CDS encoding AAA family ATPase, translated as MIEYRLNGPASQERQRIRLMSALRENRFPQAILIDGPAGIGKKALAMEISKALQCENKEMRPCGKCFGCKLAMDAGVTDGWVVPMESKEAHARSAADVSAGSTAKTVQDYKLAYISEIFKNPYRIDIFNAAAEISVELIRSMTGAFALKGDRVRVIIVAEADRMNDSAANAFLKTLEEVPPDTYFILTTSSREKLLQTIRSRCLALHLLPLSDREVREETLRMLGDDADEDSVTDDVVGLAVGSPGKALYYVEHGARWCAMAVDFLLMSLRGDYGDLFAALKEADFEDPLEANRFLDVLGFLISDLLRAKSGAPLRIPDTTGRVHLENFPRVNVDALEMALKDVQETMSRIATRRSTETMCLQALAIKLFEGYK; from the coding sequence ATGATAGAGTACAGGCTAAATGGTCCAGCTTCTCAAGAGCGCCAGCGGATTCGGCTCATGTCGGCTCTGCGGGAGAACCGTTTCCCTCAGGCCATCTTGATTGACGGCCCTGCAGGAATCGGCAAGAAGGCCCTGGCTATGGAAATATCCAAGGCCCTGCAGTGCGAGAACAAGGAAATGCGCCCCTGCGGAAAATGTTTCGGCTGCAAGCTGGCCATGGACGCAGGCGTCACCGACGGTTGGGTGGTGCCCATGGAGTCCAAGGAGGCCCACGCCAGGAGTGCCGCCGACGTTTCTGCCGGCAGTACTGCCAAGACGGTGCAGGACTACAAGCTGGCCTACATTTCCGAGATATTCAAGAATCCTTACCGCATTGACATTTTCAATGCTGCCGCCGAAATTTCGGTGGAACTGATCCGCTCCATGACAGGCGCGTTCGCCCTGAAAGGGGACCGTGTCCGCGTGATTATCGTGGCCGAGGCAGACCGCATGAACGACTCTGCGGCCAACGCCTTCTTGAAGACGTTGGAAGAGGTTCCGCCGGACACCTACTTTATTTTGACCACCAGTTCCCGCGAAAAACTTTTGCAGACCATCCGTTCCCGCTGCTTGGCGCTGCACTTGCTGCCCCTCAGCGACAGGGAGGTTCGCGAAGAAACCCTCCGTATGTTGGGAGACGACGCCGACGAGGATAGCGTCACTGACGATGTGGTGGGGCTTGCGGTAGGCTCTCCAGGCAAGGCCCTCTACTACGTGGAACACGGGGCCCGCTGGTGCGCCATGGCGGTGGACTTTTTGCTGATGAGCCTTCGTGGGGATTACGGCGATTTGTTTGCCGCCCTGAAAGAAGCGGATTTTGAAGATCCCCTGGAGGCGAACCGTTTTCTGGACGTGCTGGGCTTCTTGATTTCGGACCTGTTGCGTGCAAAGTCCGGAGCACCCCTGCGGATACCGGACACCACCGGTCGCGTCCATCTGGAAAATTTCCCGAGGGTAAACGTAGATGCCCTGGAAATGGCATTGAAAGACGTGCAGGAAACCATGTCACGTATTGCTACCCGCAGGTCCACGGAAACCATGTGCCTGCAGGCCCTGGCCATCAAGCTCTTTGAAGGATATAAATGA
- a CDS encoding permease-like cell division protein FtsX produces the protein MLGQLGYLISESFRGLKQHRTVVLPSLVTIFLCSVLLAGSLTSFGGVVKLLSAEKALYTVEAFLPKTVSADSIKAISENLLHTKRVESVEYVSADSALADFRRHFSGEMLDLVEGNPLPPFFRVKLKEEAHNPVDLMEARTELFRKGYFEEVQAPIEWAERIAKWKFKMVFWPLCLSVLLLATLSLIICNSVRLSLFSRQLLVENMKYTGGSPFFIEFPFVLEGLILGLVGSGLAVTLLAVLVNAIGNAIPVVANNRSGLGLMLAGVVALVTVLSAYFSYRTVRRFLTVKNFEQE, from the coding sequence GTGCTAGGACAATTAGGCTACTTAATATCTGAATCTTTTCGGGGGCTGAAACAGCACCGCACCGTGGTGTTGCCGTCCCTGGTGACCATCTTTCTGTGTTCTGTCTTGCTGGCGGGCTCCCTGACCTCCTTCGGGGGCGTGGTGAAGCTTCTTTCGGCGGAGAAGGCCCTCTATACGGTGGAGGCGTTCTTGCCCAAGACGGTGAGTGCCGACTCCATCAAGGCCATCTCGGAAAACCTGCTCCATACCAAGCGGGTGGAATCCGTCGAATACGTGAGTGCCGATTCGGCCTTGGCGGATTTCCGCAGGCATTTTTCGGGAGAGATGCTGGACCTGGTAGAAGGTAACCCCCTTCCGCCGTTTTTCCGGGTGAAACTGAAAGAGGAAGCCCACAACCCGGTGGACCTGATGGAAGCCCGTACGGAACTTTTCCGCAAGGGCTATTTCGAAGAAGTCCAGGCCCCCATCGAATGGGCGGAACGCATTGCCAAGTGGAAATTCAAGATGGTGTTCTGGCCCCTGTGCCTGAGCGTGCTGTTGCTTGCCACCCTTTCTTTGATTATCTGCAATTCGGTGCGGCTGTCCCTTTTCTCCAGGCAACTTTTGGTAGAAAACATGAAATACACCGGCGGGAGCCCCTTCTTTATCGAGTTCCCCTTTGTGCTGGAAGGCCTGATTCTTGGACTTGTGGGTAGTGGCCTTGCGGTAACCCTCTTGGCGGTTCTTGTAAACGCTATCGGAAACGCGATTCCCGTGGTGGCAAACAACAGGAGCGGTCTTGGGCTCATGCTTGCAGGCGTGGTGGCGCTGGTGACGGTCCTTTCGGCCTACTTCAGCTACAGGACGGTGCGCAGGTTCTTGACGGTGAAGAATTTTGAGCAGGAATAA
- a CDS encoding DEAD/DEAH box helicase, with translation MSYHSKLKTPFMEIVIMEQENLENEQETILDETPQEVGFEDLGLAPEILEAVKAAGYETPSPIQAKAIPALLQGKNLLGTAQTGTGKTAAFALPLLSRIEFNGKDTSLLVLTPTRELSIQVAEAIQQYAMKLPKIHVVPVYGGQDIAVQFKALKRAANVIVATPGRLIDHLKRGSIVLDKVQAVVLDEADEMLDMGFMEDVETILSKIPKNAQRALFSATMPKEVIEIIDEHLGEYSEARIEGKTTTVENIRQRFLLVKSHDKMEALARVIEGEDFDGMLIFVRTKQATSEVSERLEARGFNVAPLSGDLAQTLRERTINRLKMGKLDIVVATDVAARGIDVDRITHVVNYDIPYDTESYVHRIGRTGRAGRSGNAILFITPRERRLLKTIEKATRQSIEAMALPSAEQISAKRVANFQKKIQDKLTNANLDKFREILMKMTVELGTNVEDIAAAALCMAQEREPLFPKMEQLSTPKVRDNGDRDDMPEKPRKERKEGANGVEEGYLRYYLAVGRRDHVSPRDIVGAIAGEADISSAIIGRIKLFDKFSTVELPDNTDQSVLDILSEMTIRGNDAKFRLMTDDAPPPRERKSFKSKKDFGKKPKGKEKPFREFHGDKPFRKTRRFGRH, from the coding sequence ATGAGTTATCACTCAAAACTCAAAACTCCCTTTATGGAGATCGTCATTATGGAACAAGAAAATCTCGAAAACGAACAGGAGACAATCCTTGACGAAACTCCACAAGAAGTGGGTTTTGAAGATTTGGGCCTTGCTCCCGAAATTCTAGAAGCCGTCAAGGCCGCAGGTTACGAAACTCCCTCCCCCATCCAGGCAAAGGCCATTCCCGCCTTGCTGCAGGGCAAGAACCTGCTGGGTACGGCACAGACCGGCACCGGCAAGACCGCAGCGTTTGCACTCCCGCTGCTTTCCCGCATAGAGTTCAACGGCAAGGATACCTCCCTGCTGGTGCTGACACCTACGCGGGAACTTTCTATCCAGGTGGCCGAAGCAATCCAGCAATATGCCATGAAGCTTCCGAAGATCCACGTGGTTCCCGTCTATGGTGGACAAGACATTGCGGTGCAGTTCAAGGCTTTAAAGCGGGCCGCCAACGTCATCGTGGCAACGCCGGGCCGGCTCATCGACCACCTCAAGCGGGGTTCGATTGTCCTGGACAAGGTCCAGGCGGTTGTCCTAGACGAGGCCGACGAAATGCTGGACATGGGATTCATGGAAGATGTCGAAACCATCCTGAGCAAGATTCCCAAAAACGCCCAGCGGGCGCTTTTCAGCGCCACCATGCCCAAAGAAGTCATCGAGATTATCGACGAACACCTGGGCGAATACAGCGAAGCCCGTATCGAGGGCAAGACCACCACGGTGGAAAATATCCGCCAGCGCTTTTTGCTGGTCAAGAGCCACGACAAGATGGAAGCCCTTGCCCGGGTCATCGAAGGCGAAGATTTCGACGGCATGCTCATCTTTGTGCGGACCAAGCAGGCCACCTCCGAAGTTTCGGAACGGCTAGAAGCCCGAGGTTTCAATGTAGCCCCTCTGAGCGGCGACCTGGCGCAAACTCTCAGGGAGCGGACCATCAACCGTCTCAAGATGGGAAAGCTGGACATCGTGGTGGCCACAGACGTCGCGGCCCGCGGAATCGACGTGGACCGCATTACCCACGTGGTGAACTACGACATTCCCTACGACACGGAATCCTACGTGCACCGTATCGGCCGTACCGGCCGCGCGGGCCGCAGCGGAAACGCCATATTGTTCATCACTCCTAGGGAACGGCGCCTGCTCAAGACCATCGAAAAGGCCACCCGCCAGTCCATCGAGGCCATGGCCCTCCCCAGCGCCGAACAGATCAGCGCAAAGCGCGTCGCCAATTTCCAAAAAAAGATTCAAGACAAACTAACAAATGCAAACCTCGACAAGTTCCGAGAAATCCTCATGAAGATGACGGTGGAACTGGGAACAAATGTCGAAGACATCGCCGCAGCCGCCCTCTGCATGGCCCAAGAACGGGAACCGCTGTTCCCCAAGATGGAACAGCTCTCTACCCCGAAGGTCCGGGACAACGGCGACCGGGACGACATGCCGGAAAAGCCCCGCAAGGAACGCAAGGAAGGCGCCAACGGTGTAGAAGAAGGCTACCTTCGTTACTACCTGGCGGTGGGTCGCAGGGACCACGTGTCCCCTCGGGACATCGTAGGCGCCATCGCCGGCGAGGCCGACATCAGCAGCGCCATCATCGGGCGTATCAAGCTCTTTGACAAGTTCAGCACCGTAGAACTTCCGGACAATACCGACCAGAGCGTGCTGGACATTCTCTCCGAAATGACCATCCGGGGTAACGACGCCAAGTTCCGGCTCATGACCGACGACGCGCCGCCGCCAAGGGAACGCAAGAGCTTCAAGAGCAAAAAAGATTTCGGCAAGAAGCCGAAGGGCAAAGAGAAGCCCTTCCGGGAATTTCACGGCGACAAGCCCTTCCGCAAAACTAGGCGTTTTGGACGACATTAA
- the tsaD gene encoding tRNA (adenosine(37)-N6)-threonylcarbamoyltransferase complex transferase subunit TsaD, with product MLWLGIESSCDETACAVLQDEPLKVLSNPLYSQIDEHALYGGVVPEIAARAHLQKIAPIAEAAVKEAGIKLTDIDAIAYTTGPGLMGPLLVGASFAKGLARDLNIPAYGMNHLEGHLAAAWLSNPDIEPPFLTLTVSGGHTELVLEEPGFKYTSIGRTRDDAAGEAFDKCGKLIGLKYPAGATISKLGQNGNRKFVEFPRALHTHDSCEFSFSGLKTAVLRYTETHDPEYIQKNLGDICASLEDAIVDSLVTKTINALKKTKMKTLVMGGGVSANAWLRTRLLDYCQKHGVRFCIPDRSLSTDNGAMIAAAAIRRQKQGMLKSIDVVKPWMPLAI from the coding sequence ATGCTCTGGCTCGGCATCGAATCCAGCTGTGACGAAACCGCCTGCGCCGTGCTGCAAGACGAACCCCTGAAGGTCCTTTCTAACCCGCTCTACAGCCAGATTGATGAACACGCCCTCTACGGCGGTGTCGTTCCCGAAATTGCCGCTCGGGCCCACCTGCAAAAGATTGCACCCATCGCCGAAGCCGCCGTCAAGGAAGCAGGCATCAAACTCACCGATATCGACGCCATCGCCTACACCACGGGACCGGGGCTCATGGGGCCCTTGCTGGTGGGTGCAAGCTTTGCCAAAGGCCTTGCCCGGGACTTGAACATCCCTGCCTACGGCATGAACCACCTGGAAGGCCACCTGGCCGCCGCCTGGCTTTCGAACCCCGACATCGAACCGCCTTTCTTGACGCTGACCGTTTCGGGCGGACATACGGAACTGGTACTGGAAGAACCTGGATTCAAGTACACCAGCATCGGACGCACCCGGGACGACGCCGCGGGCGAAGCCTTCGACAAGTGCGGAAAGCTCATCGGGCTCAAGTACCCGGCAGGTGCCACCATCAGCAAGCTTGGGCAAAACGGAAACCGAAAGTTCGTAGAATTCCCCCGAGCGCTCCACACCCACGACAGCTGCGAGTTTTCTTTCAGCGGGCTCAAGACCGCAGTTCTCCGCTACACCGAAACTCACGACCCCGAATACATCCAGAAAAACCTGGGCGATATCTGCGCCTCCCTGGAAGACGCCATCGTGGATAGCCTTGTCACCAAGACCATCAACGCCCTCAAGAAGACCAAGATGAAAACCCTGGTCATGGGAGGCGGCGTAAGCGCCAACGCCTGGCTCCGCACGAGACTCCTGGATTATTGCCAAAAACACGGCGTGCGTTTCTGCATTCCGGACCGCAGCCTCAGTACCGACAACGGCGCCATGATTGCCGCCGCGGCCATCCGCCGTCAAAAACAGGGAATGCTCAAGTCGATAGATGTGGTGAAACCCTGGATGCCGCTAGCTATCTAG
- a CDS encoding peptidoglycan DD-metalloendopeptidase family protein, with protein MRILSIILCLLIGLSFGAPKKTDAQIKEQRTALKKLETDLAKKRKELALLETEEKGVLNTISLLDQNLNQTRTYIQELSKSEILVQGAVRQLSRDLDSLDRQIRERKEVMRKRIRTLYEKGRSSEAEVLYGLLTQKGNPERQVYWVHHLLYQDQEQVNTLLRLMRERDEKKKQEISHLQELSQLRHKKNAEERGLVTQMSGQEKMLLSLKHDKAMQRRALEEFERNQKTMLALIKKLEEKRKKELAAAKKAEAERKAKKAKEKKKKAKEKVVEKPKPTVTTTLKGPKCMPLEGEVISRYGLQEHPVLHIATRNLGIEIRGKRGKMVKAAAPGTVVMVSEIDGRGPSVIIEHEGGTYSVYGHLRSIRVQEGKEVQKCEEIGEVGDIASLNGIKLYFQVSEGTQTVDPLQWLKEK; from the coding sequence ATGCGGATTCTTTCCATCATCTTGTGTCTTTTGATAGGGCTCTCTTTCGGAGCGCCTAAAAAGACCGATGCCCAAATCAAGGAACAGCGCACGGCCCTCAAGAAATTGGAGACGGACCTGGCCAAGAAACGCAAGGAACTGGCCTTGCTGGAAACCGAAGAAAAGGGCGTGCTCAACACCATCTCCCTTTTGGACCAGAACTTGAACCAGACCCGGACCTACATCCAGGAACTTTCCAAGAGTGAAATCCTGGTGCAGGGGGCGGTGCGGCAACTTTCCCGAGACCTGGATTCTCTGGACCGGCAAATCCGGGAACGCAAGGAAGTCATGCGTAAACGCATCCGGACCCTGTACGAAAAAGGCCGGAGCAGCGAAGCCGAAGTCCTGTACGGCCTGCTGACCCAAAAGGGGAACCCGGAGCGGCAGGTTTACTGGGTCCATCATCTGCTTTATCAGGACCAGGAACAGGTGAACACCCTGCTTAGGCTCATGCGGGAACGCGACGAAAAGAAAAAGCAGGAGATTAGCCACCTGCAAGAGCTTTCCCAGTTACGCCACAAGAAGAATGCCGAAGAAAGGGGCCTGGTGACCCAGATGAGCGGGCAAGAGAAAATGCTCCTTTCGTTGAAGCACGACAAGGCCATGCAGCGCCGTGCCCTGGAAGAATTCGAACGGAACCAGAAGACCATGCTTGCGTTGATCAAGAAGTTGGAAGAGAAGCGCAAGAAGGAGCTGGCTGCCGCCAAGAAGGCCGAAGCGGAACGCAAGGCGAAGAAGGCCAAGGAAAAGAAGAAAAAGGCGAAAGAGAAAGTGGTGGAAAAACCGAAGCCCACGGTGACCACCACTCTCAAGGGCCCCAAGTGTATGCCGCTGGAAGGCGAAGTCATCAGCCGTTACGGCCTGCAGGAACACCCCGTGCTCCATATCGCGACTCGTAACCTGGGTATCGAAATACGGGGCAAGCGAGGCAAGATGGTAAAGGCCGCCGCTCCCGGTACGGTGGTAATGGTCTCCGAAATCGACGGCCGTGGTCCGTCGGTAATTATCGAACACGAAGGCGGAACCTACTCCGTTTACGGGCACCTCCGTTCGATTCGCGTCCAGGAGGGCAAAGAGGTGCAGAAATGCGAAGAAATTGGCGAAGTAGGCGATATTGCGTCCTTAAATGGAATTAAATTGTATTTCCAAGTTAGCGAAGGGACCCAGACCGTGGATCCCCTACAGTGGTTGAAGGAAAAATGA